Proteins from a single region of Nerophis ophidion isolate RoL-2023_Sa linkage group LG10, RoL_Noph_v1.0, whole genome shotgun sequence:
- the LOC133560614 gene encoding protein PHTF2-like isoform X3, giving the protein MASKVKDAVVWYQKKIGAYDQQIWEKSVEQREIKFISLGLRNKPKKTGHVKPDLIDVDLVRGSAFAKAKPESPWTSLTRKGIVRVVFFPFFYRWWIQVTSRAIFLLLLALYLLQVAAAVLYASVPQPHAIPATEVFGAIWLMLLLGTVHCQIVSTRTPKPASGGVGKRRRSKKSKLSIDKSTETDNGYVSLDGRVTNRSSEEGLQLFNRLDEVCWATRGPPSHAHTARSATSNKEPASDEASSEEDPDASYIALRRGVERLNADCSLRNRKSTHYKKHYIVEDILKSATSCSSRCSSLRTPDSESTRHESETEDLLWEDFLHCAECRSSCSSETDGEGGSVPVCPPTKKEYRDDPFYQGHAPWLHSSNPGLERVSAIVWEGNECKKADMSVLEISGMIMNRVNLHTPGIAYQVFGNLVSVTLGLTPFVYRLAQHRDLDQLTTLSANELLSEALGGGSGDALVVTMVTVSFMVRVCLIWLFFFLLSVAERTYKQRLLFAKLFGHLTSARRARKSEVPHFRLKKVENIKMWLSLRSYLKRRGPQRSVDVIVSSAFLLTLSVVFICCAQLLHVHDTFLECHYNWELVIWCSSLSLFLLRFVTLGSETSKKYSNTSILLTEQINLYLKMEKKPNKKEELTLVNNVLKLATKLLKELDTPFRLYGLTMNPLLYNITQVVILSAVSGVISDLLGFNLKLWKIKS; this is encoded by the exons ATTGGCGCCTATGACCAGCAAATATGGGAGAAGTCTGTGGAGCAGCGAGAAATCAAG TTTATATCGCTG GGCCTGAGGAACAAGCCAAAGAAGACGGGACACGTCAAACCGGACCTCATAGACGTGGACTTGGTTAGAG GCTCAGCTTTTGCAAAGGCCAAACCTGAGAGTCCATGGACCTCGCTGACACGGAAAGGCATCGTACGCGTCGTCTTCTTTCCCTTCTTTTACCGATGGTGGATCCAGGTCACCTCGAGAGCCATCTTCCTCTTGCTGCTGGCGCTTTACCTGCTGCAAG TGGCGGCAGCCGTCCTCTATGCCAGCGTCCCGCAGCCTCACGCCATACCCGCCACCGAGGTGTTTGGCGCCATCTGGCTAATGCTGCTGCTGGGCACCGTGCACTGTCAGATCGTCTCCACCAGGACGCCCAAGCCTGCCTCCGGTGGCGTTGGGAAGAGACGCAG ATCCAAGAAGTCCAAGCTTTCCATTGACAAGTCCACAGAGACGGACAACGGCTATGTGTCGCTTGACGGCCGTGTCACCAACCGCAGCAGCGAGGAGGGTCTGCAGTTGTTTAACCGCCTTGATGAGGTGTGCTGGGCCACCCGTGGCCCGCCCTCGCATGCTCACACTGCCCGCAGTGCCACCAGCAACAAA GAGCCTGCATCAGATGAGGCTTCTAGTGAGGAGGATCCTGACGCGTCCTACATCGCCTTACGCAGGGGAGTCGAGAGACTCAACGCCGACTGCTCTCTGCGAAACCGCAAAAGCACACACTACAAGAAACACTACATTGTGGAG GACATTCTCAAGTCCGCCACCAGCTGCAGTTCCAGATGTTCCAGCTTGAGGACTCCGGACTCGGAGAGCACGCGCCACGAGTCTGAGACAGAGGACCTTCTGTGGGAGGACTTCCTGCACTGCGCTGAGTGCCGCTCGTCCTGCAGCTCGGAGACGGATGGAGAAGGCGGCAGCGTACCCGTCTGTCCACCCACCAAGAAGGAGTACAGGGACGATCCTTTTTACCAG GGCCACGCCCCCTGGCTGCACAGTTCCAACCCAGGCCTGGAGAGAGTGAGCGCAATCGTGTGGGAGGGCAACGAGTGCAAGAAGGCGGACATGTCTGTGCTGGAGATCAGCGGCATGATTATGAACAGA GTTAATCTTCACACACCAGGAATCGCTTATCAAGTCTTTGGAAATCTGGTGTCTGTCACACTGGGACTCACACCTTTTGTCTACAG ATTGGCTCAGCACCGAGACCTGGATCAACTGACCACGCTGTCAGCCAATGAGCTTCTGTCTGAGGCGCTGGGCGGCGGCTCCGGGGATGCCTTAGTGGTCACCATGGTGACGGTGAGCTTCATGGTGCGTGTGTGTCTCATCTGGCTTTTCTTCTTCCTGCTGAGCGTAGCGGAGAGGACCTACAAGCAG AGGCTTCTGTTTGCCAAACTGTTTGGTCACCTGACGTCAGCCCGCAGAGCTAGAAAGTCAGAAGTTCCACATTTCCGCCTGAAGAAAGTAGAGAACAtcaaaatgtggttgtcattacGCTCCTACCTCAAG CGTCGAGGTCCTCAACGCTCTGTAGACGTCATCGTGTCCTCCGCTTTCTTGTTGACGCTTTCTGTGGTCTTCATTTGCTGTGCTCAG CTGCTGCACGTTCACGACACCTTCCTAGAGTGTCACTACAACTGGGAGTTAGTCATCTGGTGTTCCAGCCTCTCACTCTTCCTGCTCAGGTTTGTCACTCTGGGCTCTGAAACCAGCAAGAAGTACAGCAACACATCCATTCTGCTCACTGAGCAG ATCAACCTGTACTTAAAGATGGAGAAGAAGCCCAACAAGAAGGAGGAGTTAACGCTAGTCAACAATGTGTTGAAACTAGCAACCAAACTACTCAAA gagctGGACACTCCTTTCAGGCTGTACGGTTTGACCATGAACCCTCTGCTGTACAACATCACACAGGTGGTCATCCTGTCTGCCGTGTCAGGTGTCATCTCAGACCTGCTGGGCTTTAACTTGAAG CTGTGGAAGATAAAGTCATGA
- the LOC133560614 gene encoding protein PHTF2-like isoform X1: MASKVKDAVVWYQKKIGAYDQQIWEKSVEQREIKFISLGLRNKPKKTGHVKPDLIDVDLVRGSAFAKAKPESPWTSLTRKGIVRVVFFPFFYRWWIQVTSRAIFLLLLALYLLQVAAAVLYASVPQPHAIPATEVFGAIWLMLLLGTVHCQIVSTRTPKPASGGVGKRRRKLRKASQMEVHREGDGSSTTDNTQEGAPHSHSAGAKYSLATLFHHFWHDLCKAGSKKSKLSIDKSTETDNGYVSLDGRVTNRSSEEGLQLFNRLDEVCWATRGPPSHAHTARSATSNKEPASDEASSEEDPDASYIALRRGVERLNADCSLRNRKSTHYKKHYIVEDILKSATSCSSRCSSLRTPDSESTRHESETEDLLWEDFLHCAECRSSCSSETDGEGGSVPVCPPTKKEYRDDPFYQGHAPWLHSSNPGLERVSAIVWEGNECKKADMSVLEISGMIMNRVNLHTPGIAYQVFGNLVSVTLGLTPFVYRLAQHRDLDQLTTLSANELLSEALGGGSGDALVVTMVTVSFMVRVCLIWLFFFLLSVAERTYKQRLLFAKLFGHLTSARRARKSEVPHFRLKKVENIKMWLSLRSYLKRRGPQRSVDVIVSSAFLLTLSVVFICCAQLLHVHDTFLECHYNWELVIWCSSLSLFLLRFVTLGSETSKKYSNTSILLTEQINLYLKMEKKPNKKEELTLVNNVLKLATKLLKELDTPFRLYGLTMNPLLYNITQVVILSAVSGVISDLLGFNLKLWKIKS; encoded by the exons ATTGGCGCCTATGACCAGCAAATATGGGAGAAGTCTGTGGAGCAGCGAGAAATCAAG TTTATATCGCTG GGCCTGAGGAACAAGCCAAAGAAGACGGGACACGTCAAACCGGACCTCATAGACGTGGACTTGGTTAGAG GCTCAGCTTTTGCAAAGGCCAAACCTGAGAGTCCATGGACCTCGCTGACACGGAAAGGCATCGTACGCGTCGTCTTCTTTCCCTTCTTTTACCGATGGTGGATCCAGGTCACCTCGAGAGCCATCTTCCTCTTGCTGCTGGCGCTTTACCTGCTGCAAG TGGCGGCAGCCGTCCTCTATGCCAGCGTCCCGCAGCCTCACGCCATACCCGCCACCGAGGTGTTTGGCGCCATCTGGCTAATGCTGCTGCTGGGCACCGTGCACTGTCAGATCGTCTCCACCAGGACGCCCAAGCCTGCCTCCGGTGGCGTTGGGAAGAGACGCAG GAAGTTGAGGAAAGCCTCCCAGATGGAGGTGCATAGGGAAGGCGATGGCTCTAGCACTACCGATAACACACAGGAAGGGGCGCCACACTCCCACTCAGCCGGCGCAAAGTACAGCCTGGCCACTCTCTTCCACCATTTCTGGCATGATCTCTGTAAAGCTGG ATCCAAGAAGTCCAAGCTTTCCATTGACAAGTCCACAGAGACGGACAACGGCTATGTGTCGCTTGACGGCCGTGTCACCAACCGCAGCAGCGAGGAGGGTCTGCAGTTGTTTAACCGCCTTGATGAGGTGTGCTGGGCCACCCGTGGCCCGCCCTCGCATGCTCACACTGCCCGCAGTGCCACCAGCAACAAA GAGCCTGCATCAGATGAGGCTTCTAGTGAGGAGGATCCTGACGCGTCCTACATCGCCTTACGCAGGGGAGTCGAGAGACTCAACGCCGACTGCTCTCTGCGAAACCGCAAAAGCACACACTACAAGAAACACTACATTGTGGAG GACATTCTCAAGTCCGCCACCAGCTGCAGTTCCAGATGTTCCAGCTTGAGGACTCCGGACTCGGAGAGCACGCGCCACGAGTCTGAGACAGAGGACCTTCTGTGGGAGGACTTCCTGCACTGCGCTGAGTGCCGCTCGTCCTGCAGCTCGGAGACGGATGGAGAAGGCGGCAGCGTACCCGTCTGTCCACCCACCAAGAAGGAGTACAGGGACGATCCTTTTTACCAG GGCCACGCCCCCTGGCTGCACAGTTCCAACCCAGGCCTGGAGAGAGTGAGCGCAATCGTGTGGGAGGGCAACGAGTGCAAGAAGGCGGACATGTCTGTGCTGGAGATCAGCGGCATGATTATGAACAGA GTTAATCTTCACACACCAGGAATCGCTTATCAAGTCTTTGGAAATCTGGTGTCTGTCACACTGGGACTCACACCTTTTGTCTACAG ATTGGCTCAGCACCGAGACCTGGATCAACTGACCACGCTGTCAGCCAATGAGCTTCTGTCTGAGGCGCTGGGCGGCGGCTCCGGGGATGCCTTAGTGGTCACCATGGTGACGGTGAGCTTCATGGTGCGTGTGTGTCTCATCTGGCTTTTCTTCTTCCTGCTGAGCGTAGCGGAGAGGACCTACAAGCAG AGGCTTCTGTTTGCCAAACTGTTTGGTCACCTGACGTCAGCCCGCAGAGCTAGAAAGTCAGAAGTTCCACATTTCCGCCTGAAGAAAGTAGAGAACAtcaaaatgtggttgtcattacGCTCCTACCTCAAG CGTCGAGGTCCTCAACGCTCTGTAGACGTCATCGTGTCCTCCGCTTTCTTGTTGACGCTTTCTGTGGTCTTCATTTGCTGTGCTCAG CTGCTGCACGTTCACGACACCTTCCTAGAGTGTCACTACAACTGGGAGTTAGTCATCTGGTGTTCCAGCCTCTCACTCTTCCTGCTCAGGTTTGTCACTCTGGGCTCTGAAACCAGCAAGAAGTACAGCAACACATCCATTCTGCTCACTGAGCAG ATCAACCTGTACTTAAAGATGGAGAAGAAGCCCAACAAGAAGGAGGAGTTAACGCTAGTCAACAATGTGTTGAAACTAGCAACCAAACTACTCAAA gagctGGACACTCCTTTCAGGCTGTACGGTTTGACCATGAACCCTCTGCTGTACAACATCACACAGGTGGTCATCCTGTCTGCCGTGTCAGGTGTCATCTCAGACCTGCTGGGCTTTAACTTGAAG CTGTGGAAGATAAAGTCATGA
- the LOC133560614 gene encoding protein PHTF2-like isoform X2 yields the protein MASKVKDAVVWYQKKIGAYDQQIWEKSVEQREIKGLRNKPKKTGHVKPDLIDVDLVRGSAFAKAKPESPWTSLTRKGIVRVVFFPFFYRWWIQVTSRAIFLLLLALYLLQVAAAVLYASVPQPHAIPATEVFGAIWLMLLLGTVHCQIVSTRTPKPASGGVGKRRRKLRKASQMEVHREGDGSSTTDNTQEGAPHSHSAGAKYSLATLFHHFWHDLCKAGSKKSKLSIDKSTETDNGYVSLDGRVTNRSSEEGLQLFNRLDEVCWATRGPPSHAHTARSATSNKEPASDEASSEEDPDASYIALRRGVERLNADCSLRNRKSTHYKKHYIVEDILKSATSCSSRCSSLRTPDSESTRHESETEDLLWEDFLHCAECRSSCSSETDGEGGSVPVCPPTKKEYRDDPFYQGHAPWLHSSNPGLERVSAIVWEGNECKKADMSVLEISGMIMNRVNLHTPGIAYQVFGNLVSVTLGLTPFVYRLAQHRDLDQLTTLSANELLSEALGGGSGDALVVTMVTVSFMVRVCLIWLFFFLLSVAERTYKQRLLFAKLFGHLTSARRARKSEVPHFRLKKVENIKMWLSLRSYLKRRGPQRSVDVIVSSAFLLTLSVVFICCAQLLHVHDTFLECHYNWELVIWCSSLSLFLLRFVTLGSETSKKYSNTSILLTEQINLYLKMEKKPNKKEELTLVNNVLKLATKLLKELDTPFRLYGLTMNPLLYNITQVVILSAVSGVISDLLGFNLKLWKIKS from the exons ATTGGCGCCTATGACCAGCAAATATGGGAGAAGTCTGTGGAGCAGCGAGAAATCAAG GGCCTGAGGAACAAGCCAAAGAAGACGGGACACGTCAAACCGGACCTCATAGACGTGGACTTGGTTAGAG GCTCAGCTTTTGCAAAGGCCAAACCTGAGAGTCCATGGACCTCGCTGACACGGAAAGGCATCGTACGCGTCGTCTTCTTTCCCTTCTTTTACCGATGGTGGATCCAGGTCACCTCGAGAGCCATCTTCCTCTTGCTGCTGGCGCTTTACCTGCTGCAAG TGGCGGCAGCCGTCCTCTATGCCAGCGTCCCGCAGCCTCACGCCATACCCGCCACCGAGGTGTTTGGCGCCATCTGGCTAATGCTGCTGCTGGGCACCGTGCACTGTCAGATCGTCTCCACCAGGACGCCCAAGCCTGCCTCCGGTGGCGTTGGGAAGAGACGCAG GAAGTTGAGGAAAGCCTCCCAGATGGAGGTGCATAGGGAAGGCGATGGCTCTAGCACTACCGATAACACACAGGAAGGGGCGCCACACTCCCACTCAGCCGGCGCAAAGTACAGCCTGGCCACTCTCTTCCACCATTTCTGGCATGATCTCTGTAAAGCTGG ATCCAAGAAGTCCAAGCTTTCCATTGACAAGTCCACAGAGACGGACAACGGCTATGTGTCGCTTGACGGCCGTGTCACCAACCGCAGCAGCGAGGAGGGTCTGCAGTTGTTTAACCGCCTTGATGAGGTGTGCTGGGCCACCCGTGGCCCGCCCTCGCATGCTCACACTGCCCGCAGTGCCACCAGCAACAAA GAGCCTGCATCAGATGAGGCTTCTAGTGAGGAGGATCCTGACGCGTCCTACATCGCCTTACGCAGGGGAGTCGAGAGACTCAACGCCGACTGCTCTCTGCGAAACCGCAAAAGCACACACTACAAGAAACACTACATTGTGGAG GACATTCTCAAGTCCGCCACCAGCTGCAGTTCCAGATGTTCCAGCTTGAGGACTCCGGACTCGGAGAGCACGCGCCACGAGTCTGAGACAGAGGACCTTCTGTGGGAGGACTTCCTGCACTGCGCTGAGTGCCGCTCGTCCTGCAGCTCGGAGACGGATGGAGAAGGCGGCAGCGTACCCGTCTGTCCACCCACCAAGAAGGAGTACAGGGACGATCCTTTTTACCAG GGCCACGCCCCCTGGCTGCACAGTTCCAACCCAGGCCTGGAGAGAGTGAGCGCAATCGTGTGGGAGGGCAACGAGTGCAAGAAGGCGGACATGTCTGTGCTGGAGATCAGCGGCATGATTATGAACAGA GTTAATCTTCACACACCAGGAATCGCTTATCAAGTCTTTGGAAATCTGGTGTCTGTCACACTGGGACTCACACCTTTTGTCTACAG ATTGGCTCAGCACCGAGACCTGGATCAACTGACCACGCTGTCAGCCAATGAGCTTCTGTCTGAGGCGCTGGGCGGCGGCTCCGGGGATGCCTTAGTGGTCACCATGGTGACGGTGAGCTTCATGGTGCGTGTGTGTCTCATCTGGCTTTTCTTCTTCCTGCTGAGCGTAGCGGAGAGGACCTACAAGCAG AGGCTTCTGTTTGCCAAACTGTTTGGTCACCTGACGTCAGCCCGCAGAGCTAGAAAGTCAGAAGTTCCACATTTCCGCCTGAAGAAAGTAGAGAACAtcaaaatgtggttgtcattacGCTCCTACCTCAAG CGTCGAGGTCCTCAACGCTCTGTAGACGTCATCGTGTCCTCCGCTTTCTTGTTGACGCTTTCTGTGGTCTTCATTTGCTGTGCTCAG CTGCTGCACGTTCACGACACCTTCCTAGAGTGTCACTACAACTGGGAGTTAGTCATCTGGTGTTCCAGCCTCTCACTCTTCCTGCTCAGGTTTGTCACTCTGGGCTCTGAAACCAGCAAGAAGTACAGCAACACATCCATTCTGCTCACTGAGCAG ATCAACCTGTACTTAAAGATGGAGAAGAAGCCCAACAAGAAGGAGGAGTTAACGCTAGTCAACAATGTGTTGAAACTAGCAACCAAACTACTCAAA gagctGGACACTCCTTTCAGGCTGTACGGTTTGACCATGAACCCTCTGCTGTACAACATCACACAGGTGGTCATCCTGTCTGCCGTGTCAGGTGTCATCTCAGACCTGCTGGGCTTTAACTTGAAG CTGTGGAAGATAAAGTCATGA